The following coding sequences are from one Natrarchaeobaculum sulfurireducens window:
- the mptA gene encoding GTP cyclohydrolase MptA, translating to MSHQLPDVQATSPEVTVGLSQVGVTGVEKLVKIAREDKRPLVFTAEFEVFVDLPGWRKGADMSRNMEVIDEILEDATREEAYRVEEVCGDAAERLLEKHDYTSRAEVSMAAEFMRREETPATDRETQFTVDIIASATATDEGTREEIGATVTGMTVCPCSQGMSASRAKETLEDLGVEEGTISEFLDRVPQPGHSQRGHATLTIEASGDPDVDLNDLIDVARDSMSARIYNLAKRPDEDHMTFDAHSDAKFVEDCVRSMAEGVVSEFGHLEDDAVITMKQSNDESIHQHNAHAERVVEMATLREELNGDA from the coding sequence ATGAGTCACCAGCTTCCGGACGTGCAGGCGACGTCGCCCGAGGTCACCGTCGGCCTCAGTCAGGTCGGCGTCACCGGTGTCGAAAAGCTCGTCAAGATCGCTCGCGAGGACAAACGCCCGCTCGTGTTTACCGCGGAGTTCGAGGTGTTCGTCGACCTCCCCGGCTGGCGAAAGGGTGCGGACATGAGCCGCAACATGGAGGTTATCGACGAGATTTTGGAGGACGCCACCCGTGAAGAGGCCTACCGCGTCGAGGAAGTCTGTGGCGACGCCGCCGAACGGCTGCTCGAGAAACACGATTACACTTCTCGAGCGGAGGTGTCGATGGCAGCAGAATTTATGCGCCGTGAAGAAACGCCAGCGACCGACCGCGAAACCCAGTTCACCGTCGACATCATCGCCTCGGCGACGGCGACCGACGAGGGAACCCGCGAAGAGATCGGTGCGACCGTGACCGGGATGACCGTCTGTCCCTGCTCACAGGGGATGTCGGCCTCGCGAGCGAAAGAGACGCTCGAGGATCTCGGCGTCGAAGAAGGAACGATTAGTGAGTTTCTCGATCGAGTCCCACAGCCCGGCCACTCCCAGCGCGGCCACGCGACGTTGACGATCGAGGCAAGCGGTGACCCCGACGTCGATCTAAACGATCTCATCGACGTCGCCCGCGACTCGATGAGCGCACGGATCTACAACCTCGCGAAACGCCCGGACGAAGACCACATGACCTTCGACGCCCACAGCGACGCGAAGTTCGTCGAAGACTGTGTACGATCGATGGCCGAAGGGGTCGTCTCCGAGTTCGGCCACCTCGAGGACGACGCCGTGATCACGATGAAACAGTCGAACGACGAGTCGATCCACCAGCACAACGCCCACGCCGAACGCGTCGTCGAGATGGCAACCTTACGCGAAGAGCTCAACGGCGACGCCTGA
- a CDS encoding TrmB family transcriptional regulator has translation MASLRDLGLSEYEARAYRALLNTGPTTAKELSRASDVPMGRIYDVLNSIEQHNLVRSQTASRPKKYVAVEPATALDRLLEDKKRELEEQVDQYESIVDDLSSELDAADPVEEQFWTAAVGPEETVDLLLERLAAADDHIVMVTADPIPERDVQALSEEVTEQLENALERGVSVDVLMTRDMVPALSENVGRRYRNSLQARDDFDVRTNDAVTGSFNIIDGVEVCIQVPNPLSSGDAFGMIDLKDPEFAASVHEEFVPRWEGADPLEF, from the coding sequence ATGGCCAGTCTCAGGGACCTCGGTCTCTCCGAGTACGAAGCTCGAGCCTACCGGGCGCTGCTGAATACAGGACCCACAACCGCCAAGGAGTTGTCGCGGGCGAGCGACGTCCCGATGGGCCGCATCTACGACGTGCTCAACAGTATCGAACAGCACAATCTCGTTCGCAGCCAGACTGCGAGCCGTCCGAAAAAGTACGTCGCGGTCGAACCTGCCACGGCACTCGACCGGCTCCTCGAGGACAAGAAGCGTGAACTCGAGGAGCAAGTCGACCAGTACGAGTCGATCGTCGACGACCTCTCGAGCGAACTCGACGCGGCTGATCCGGTCGAAGAGCAGTTCTGGACCGCCGCCGTCGGTCCCGAGGAGACCGTCGACCTGCTCCTCGAGCGACTCGCGGCCGCCGACGATCATATCGTGATGGTGACGGCCGATCCGATCCCGGAACGGGACGTTCAGGCCCTTAGCGAGGAAGTGACCGAACAACTCGAGAACGCACTCGAGCGCGGCGTTTCGGTCGACGTCCTGATGACTCGTGACATGGTGCCCGCGCTCTCGGAGAACGTCGGTCGACGCTATCGCAACTCCTTGCAGGCCCGTGATGACTTCGACGTCCGGACGAACGACGCCGTCACGGGCTCGTTCAACATTATCGACGGCGTCGAGGTCTGCATCCAGGTTCCCAATCCGCTTTCTTCGGGCGATGCCTTCGGTATGATCGATCTCAAAGATCCGGAGTTCGCCGCGAGCGTCCACGAGGAGTTCGTCCCGCGGTGGGAGGGAGCCGACCCCCTCGAGTTCTGA
- a CDS encoding DUF255 domain-containing protein gives MDDPTRVEWREWGQAAFDEAAAADVPVLLSLTATWCDHCHEMDAETYADPRIAANVNDSFVPVRVDVDRRPRVRDRYNMGGFPSTVFLAPDGNVLTGAGYLGPDGMRQVVDSVRTMWQTNGSGAARVPRPLREGEPPAGELSPDIEAAMLGQLTESYDEVAGGWGGGPKFPLPDALEFALKRDREMALRSFDAVSANVFDEYDGGFYRFAAEPDWSGLQHEKLLDSNGALVRAFANAYLHTGDDAYREPAERTIEYLTTTLWNDEVDAFANSQAPGEPAAHGIDVTDRALADEPPVDDGVFAGPNALAIEGLLTYYAYTDDERARRYAERALETLRTELIVDGVVAHDLDGSLEADGSTCLLANQARTLAALTTVASTIDPDAVADACAVADATIDRLRDGGSFLDGPTEGVGLLERPLRPLDSNVAFADALVDLAALTGEKTYRTCAQKTLEAYAGASDRFGVQIARYATAVSRLLEGPLVIRVADEPGSDLHRAAWRLADHEKVVVPETDGDLEFGTARVERREHDSAAAETPEQLSDRLQTLLE, from the coding sequence ATGGACGATCCAACGCGCGTCGAGTGGCGGGAGTGGGGGCAGGCGGCGTTCGACGAGGCTGCGGCGGCGGACGTCCCCGTCTTGCTCTCGCTGACGGCGACGTGGTGTGACCACTGCCACGAGATGGATGCGGAGACGTACGCCGATCCGCGGATCGCAGCGAACGTCAACGACAGCTTCGTTCCCGTCCGCGTCGACGTAGACCGCCGGCCCCGTGTCAGGGACCGGTACAATATGGGCGGTTTTCCATCCACGGTTTTTCTGGCACCTGACGGGAACGTCCTTACGGGCGCGGGCTATCTTGGCCCCGATGGAATGCGTCAGGTGGTCGACAGCGTTCGGACGATGTGGCAGACCAACGGTAGCGGCGCGGCCCGGGTTCCCCGTCCGCTTCGCGAGGGTGAGCCACCGGCTGGCGAGTTGAGCCCGGATATCGAGGCGGCGATGCTCGGTCAGCTCACCGAAAGCTACGACGAGGTCGCCGGCGGCTGGGGTGGCGGCCCGAAGTTCCCCCTGCCCGACGCCCTCGAGTTCGCGCTCAAACGCGACCGGGAGATGGCACTGCGTTCGTTCGATGCCGTGAGCGCGAACGTATTCGACGAGTACGACGGCGGCTTCTATCGGTTCGCGGCCGAACCCGACTGGTCTGGGCTACAACACGAGAAACTGCTCGACTCGAACGGTGCGCTCGTACGAGCGTTCGCGAACGCCTACCTCCATACCGGTGACGACGCGTACCGCGAACCGGCCGAGCGGACGATCGAGTACCTGACGACGACCCTCTGGAACGACGAGGTCGACGCCTTCGCCAACAGTCAGGCACCCGGCGAGCCCGCAGCCCACGGGATCGACGTGACCGACCGTGCGCTGGCTGATGAGCCGCCGGTCGACGACGGCGTCTTCGCCGGACCGAACGCTCTCGCGATCGAGGGGCTGCTCACCTACTACGCGTACACCGACGACGAGCGCGCCCGTCGGTACGCCGAACGCGCCCTCGAGACGCTCCGGACGGAGCTGATCGTGGACGGCGTCGTCGCCCACGATCTGGACGGGTCGCTCGAGGCCGACGGTTCGACGTGTCTCCTCGCGAACCAGGCGCGAACCCTTGCTGCGCTGACGACCGTCGCGAGTACGATCGACCCGGACGCTGTCGCAGATGCGTGTGCGGTTGCGGACGCGACGATCGATCGACTCCGCGACGGGGGCTCGTTTCTCGACGGGCCGACCGAAGGCGTCGGACTGCTCGAACGGCCGCTACGCCCGCTCGATTCAAACGTCGCGTTCGCCGACGCGTTGGTCGACCTCGCTGCGCTCACGGGCGAGAAGACGTATCGGACGTGCGCCCAGAAAACGCTCGAGGCCTACGCCGGCGCGAGCGATCGCTTCGGTGTCCAGATTGCCCGCTACGCGACGGCCGTTTCCCGGCTGCTCGAGGGGCCGCTCGTGATCCGCGTCGCCGACGAACCGGGTTCGGACCTCCACCGGGCTGCCTGGCGGCTCGCCGACCACGAGAAGGTCGTCGTTCCCGAGACCGATGGTGACCTCGAGTTCGGGACGGCCCGCGTCGAACGCCGCGAGCACGACTCTGCCGCTGCTGAAACTCCCGAACAGTTGAGCGACCGGCTGCAAACGCTCCTCGAGTAA
- a CDS encoding FxsA family protein, which translates to MLRWIFALLFIPFLDALLLAIVVSQVDVIGWVGMVLLVVLTGLIGMLLVRAEGRRTLRKMQRTLAKGEAPTNELLDGGLLIAAGAFLLTPGLVTDAIGFLLVVPLTRIPIRAGLKRYVIVPYADQKADGFVSGTVWTYGFPDDAGTPGPGTDSSAGGTYDLGTDAYSVDSDGRTTYTVDLGDERTTDRSSEDDSDADPGAR; encoded by the coding sequence ATGCTCCGGTGGATCTTCGCGCTGTTGTTCATCCCCTTTCTCGATGCCCTGTTGCTGGCCATCGTCGTCAGCCAGGTCGACGTCATCGGCTGGGTCGGGATGGTCCTACTCGTCGTCCTCACCGGCCTGATCGGCATGTTGCTGGTTCGGGCGGAAGGACGGCGAACCCTCCGGAAGATGCAACGGACGCTAGCTAAGGGCGAGGCCCCGACGAACGAACTGCTCGACGGTGGCTTGCTGATCGCCGCCGGAGCGTTCTTGCTCACCCCCGGACTGGTGACCGACGCCATCGGCTTCCTGCTCGTCGTCCCGCTGACGCGCATCCCGATCCGGGCTGGCCTCAAACGCTACGTCATCGTCCCCTACGCGGACCAGAAGGCCGACGGCTTCGTCAGCGGTACCGTCTGGACCTACGGTTTCCCCGACGACGCCGGGACCCCCGGACCAGGGACCGACTCGAGCGCTGGCGGAACGTACGACCTCGGCACCGACGCCTACAGCGTCGACAGCGACGGACGGACGACGTACACGGTCGACCTCGGCGACGAACGAACGACAGACCGCTCGAGCGAGGACGACTCCGACGCCGACCCCGGCGCTCGCTAG
- a CDS encoding DUF4870 domain-containing protein, protein MGDHRPRVGIYWAYYPSGNSIAPLIIWTIKKDESRFVDENGKQAVNFQITWTVLLAIAALSMLVLIGLLLLPLLALAWFALIIIAILRASNDRVYDYPLTLDLIS, encoded by the coding sequence GTGGGCGATCATCGCCCACGCGTCGGCATTTATTGGGCTTATTATCCCTCGGGGAACAGTATAGCCCCGCTCATCATCTGGACTATCAAAAAAGACGAAAGCAGGTTCGTCGACGAAAATGGAAAGCAGGCAGTGAACTTCCAGATTACGTGGACCGTTCTGCTGGCCATTGCAGCGCTGTCGATGCTCGTCTTGATCGGACTGTTGCTCCTCCCGCTCCTGGCGCTTGCGTGGTTCGCTCTGATCATCATCGCAATACTCAGAGCCAGCAACGATCGGGTGTACGACTACCCGCTCACGCTCGATCTGATCTCCTGA
- a CDS encoding ABC transporter permease, whose protein sequence is MSSRYPDSSSAPRKAGYSHLARAVLYREYLIFVRYPANAIGGIVISLFFFGVLFYGGQMVAGQALTDSIEGIIVGYFLWTLSVGAYSSISNDISSEVQWGTLERHVMTPFGFAPVALLKGVAKIVRTFLTSAIILAVMILLTGSTLQLHLLTIFVVATLSIVSVLGLGLAAGGITVLYKQIGNWLNLLQFGFIVLISAPAFDLGWMQLLPLAHGSALLQRAMVDGSRLWEFTPLELAVLVGVAAGYLTFGFVVFQYATRRARRLGVLGDY, encoded by the coding sequence ATGAGTTCCCGGTATCCCGACTCGAGCAGTGCTCCACGAAAGGCCGGTTACTCCCACCTTGCACGGGCCGTCCTCTATCGAGAGTATTTGATATTCGTTCGCTATCCGGCGAACGCCATCGGCGGCATCGTCATCTCGCTGTTCTTCTTCGGCGTGCTCTTTTACGGCGGCCAGATGGTCGCCGGCCAGGCACTCACCGACTCGATCGAGGGCATCATCGTCGGCTACTTCCTGTGGACGCTTTCGGTGGGCGCGTACTCTTCGATCTCGAACGACATCTCGAGTGAGGTCCAGTGGGGGACCCTCGAGCGCCACGTGATGACGCCGTTCGGCTTTGCTCCCGTGGCGCTGTTGAAAGGCGTCGCGAAGATCGTTCGGACGTTTCTCACGTCGGCGATAATCCTGGCTGTGATGATCCTACTCACCGGGTCAACGCTCCAGCTTCATCTCCTGACGATCTTCGTCGTTGCGACGCTCAGCATCGTCTCCGTACTCGGGCTCGGGCTCGCCGCTGGCGGAATCACGGTGCTCTACAAACAGATCGGGAACTGGCTCAACCTCCTCCAGTTCGGCTTCATCGTGTTGATCTCAGCTCCGGCGTTCGACCTCGGCTGGATGCAACTGCTGCCGCTCGCCCACGGGAGTGCGCTCCTCCAGCGTGCGATGGTCGACGGCAGCCGACTCTGGGAATTCACGCCGCTCGAACTCGCGGTGCTGGTCGGCGTTGCAGCAGGCTATCTCACGTTCGGATTCGTCGTCTTCCAGTATGCAACGCGTCGGGCGAGACGTCTCGGCGTCCTCGGCGATTACTGA
- a CDS encoding ABC transporter ATP-binding protein — translation MTPGRRDVTRDRAAIDPSKGPLLSADAHLSCSENATVRPERSPVSSVTASDGSSARGRDAAVSVTGLSKRFGDGADAITAVDDVTFEVEPGSIVGLLGPNGAGKTTLIKSILGMVLPDDGTVEIRGIDVYDRPREAYASVDAMLEGARNDYWRLTVRENLRYFATISGVDPNSVRDRHDRLLEQLGLAEKADVPVRDLSRGMKQKVSLASVLAGGAEVVFLDEPTLGLDVESSRTLQTELRRLVETEELTVILSSHNMDVVEAVCDRVLIVSEGQIIADDTVESLLAGAGLHCIQITSADLDAELVSTVQSQFETSSADARDRGYQLEVTTDSDGLYELLDELRTHDVSLDRIRTVEPDLEDVFVDLTTADRGNR, via the coding sequence GTGACCCCTGGCCGACGAGACGTCACACGCGACAGAGCCGCCATCGACCCGAGCAAGGGGCCGCTGCTGTCGGCGGACGCTCACCTGTCATGTTCGGAGAACGCGACCGTTCGACCCGAGCGCAGCCCTGTCTCGAGCGTCACGGCCAGCGACGGCTCCTCAGCGCGGGGCCGTGATGCGGCCGTATCTGTGACCGGACTGAGCAAGCGATTCGGCGACGGCGCAGATGCGATCACCGCCGTCGACGACGTCACCTTCGAGGTCGAACCCGGCTCGATCGTCGGCTTGCTGGGTCCGAACGGCGCCGGCAAAACGACCCTCATCAAATCGATTCTCGGCATGGTCCTTCCAGACGACGGGACCGTCGAGATCCGTGGCATCGACGTCTACGACCGCCCTCGCGAGGCCTACGCCTCCGTCGACGCGATGCTCGAGGGAGCGCGAAACGACTACTGGCGACTGACTGTGCGTGAGAACCTTCGATACTTCGCGACGATCAGCGGTGTCGACCCGAATTCGGTACGTGACCGTCACGATCGGCTCCTCGAGCAGTTAGGCCTGGCGGAGAAAGCCGACGTTCCCGTCCGCGATCTTTCGCGTGGCATGAAACAGAAAGTGTCGTTGGCGAGCGTTCTCGCCGGGGGAGCCGAGGTCGTCTTCCTCGACGAGCCAACGCTTGGGTTGGACGTCGAAAGTTCGCGAACGCTGCAGACCGAGTTGCGGCGACTGGTCGAAACCGAGGAGTTGACGGTCATCCTCAGCAGTCACAATATGGACGTCGTCGAGGCAGTCTGCGATCGGGTCCTCATCGTCTCCGAGGGCCAGATCATTGCAGACGACACCGTCGAGTCGCTCCTCGCTGGAGCTGGGTTACACTGCATCCAGATCACGAGTGCCGATCTCGATGCCGAGCTCGTTTCGACGGTCCAGAGCCAGTTCGAGACGAGCAGCGCCGACGCTCGTGATCGTGGCTATCAGCTCGAAGTAACGACCGACAGCGACGGGCTCTACGAGTTGCTTGACGAACTCCGTACCCACGACGTCTCACTCGATCGTATACGGACGGTCGAACCCGACCTCGAGGACGTGTTCGTCGACCTGACGACGGCCGACCGGGGGAATCGATGA
- a CDS encoding nucleoside deaminase → MTASVDEQYIRQAIDLAERAVENGNTPFGSLLVRDGTVLRTAENTTVTDDDLAAHPECKLARWAGQELEADERTDVTMYTSTEPCPMCASAIHYAGLGRVVFSVAGSTLNDLRGGGVIDVPCSEIIDRAGGETTVDGPVLEEAGCAVHESFFG, encoded by the coding sequence GTGACAGCATCAGTAGACGAGCAGTACATCCGACAGGCGATCGACCTCGCTGAGCGAGCAGTCGAGAACGGGAATACGCCGTTCGGCTCGTTGCTCGTTCGTGACGGGACGGTCCTCAGAACGGCTGAGAACACGACAGTGACCGACGACGACCTCGCTGCGCATCCGGAGTGTAAACTCGCCCGGTGGGCGGGTCAAGAACTCGAGGCCGACGAACGTACTGACGTGACGATGTATACGAGTACCGAGCCGTGTCCGATGTGTGCGAGTGCGATCCACTACGCCGGACTCGGTCGGGTCGTGTTCAGCGTCGCCGGCAGCACGCTGAACGACCTGCGCGGTGGCGGCGTAATCGACGTCCCGTGTTCGGAGATCATCGACCGGGCTGGCGGCGAGACGACGGTCGATGGGCCTGTACTCGAGGAAGCTGGCTGTGCCGTCCACGAGTCGTTTTTCGGGTAA
- a CDS encoding helix-turn-helix domain-containing protein, with the protein MKALKLDMVQYDCPYIRTTRTHNVAFRTQHWDFNQADRTLETRLLAIGETPTELHGALETLEGHEMLRGYELLSRKQNTALLRSRIDETDAMQTIRRNDGYVTGPFVIRNGSEIWNVGFDRPMKADDALSELDGSNEFTVQGDDSIQIDDFFDILQNVESLGAMLRALQNLTDRERETLEIAVEKGYFSTPRGTTLDGVAEEFDISKMGASKNLRRSQRKVLRQVVQVMNDVEAQMELQEEAADSQWTEK; encoded by the coding sequence ATGAAGGCGCTGAAACTCGACATGGTCCAGTACGACTGTCCGTACATCCGGACCACGCGAACCCACAACGTCGCCTTCCGCACCCAGCACTGGGATTTCAACCAGGCCGACCGCACCCTCGAGACGCGACTGCTCGCCATCGGTGAGACGCCCACGGAGTTACACGGCGCTCTCGAGACGCTCGAGGGACACGAGATGCTTCGGGGCTATGAGCTGCTGTCACGAAAGCAAAACACCGCACTCCTTCGATCGCGGATCGACGAAACCGACGCCATGCAGACGATTCGTCGAAACGACGGCTACGTAACCGGTCCGTTCGTGATCCGAAACGGAAGCGAGATCTGGAACGTCGGCTTCGATCGACCGATGAAAGCCGACGATGCCCTCTCGGAACTCGATGGGTCGAACGAGTTTACCGTCCAGGGAGACGACTCGATTCAGATCGACGACTTCTTCGACATCCTCCAGAACGTCGAATCTCTGGGTGCAATGCTTCGGGCGCTCCAGAACCTCACGGACAGGGAGCGAGAAACGCTCGAGATCGCCGTCGAAAAGGGCTACTTCTCGACGCCGCGAGGAACGACGCTGGACGGCGTCGCCGAGGAGTTCGACATCTCGAAGATGGGGGCGTCGAAGAACCTCCGTCGAAGCCAGCGGAAGGTCCTTCGGCAGGTGGTTCAGGTCATGAACGACGTCGAAGCCCAGATGGAGTTACAGGAAGAGGCAGCCGATTCGCAGTGGACGGAGAAGTGA
- a CDS encoding CoA-transferase subunit beta, with product MSEEYTSTELLTTVASTLIEDESTIIVGTGMPMLAAMLAQKTHAPDATMIYEAGGIGPDAPELPISVGDERTFHRGVKAAGMHDVMSYMSAGFVDYGFLGAAQIDRHGNLNSTVIGDWERPTVRFPGSGGANDIGSLANETIVAMRQDETSFVEELDFLTTPGYLEGPGAREAAGLPADTGPSHVITQYGVYGFDDDCKLTLEFLHPGVEEATINAESGFEIDVSDYEHSPEPTDEQLRLLREEIDPRGVIR from the coding sequence ATGAGCGAGGAATACACGTCGACGGAACTGCTGACGACCGTTGCCTCGACACTCATCGAAGACGAGAGCACGATCATCGTCGGGACGGGGATGCCGATGCTCGCGGCGATGTTGGCCCAGAAGACCCACGCGCCCGACGCGACGATGATCTATGAGGCCGGCGGCATCGGCCCCGATGCGCCCGAACTGCCGATCTCGGTCGGCGACGAGCGAACCTTCCACCGCGGCGTGAAAGCCGCCGGGATGCACGACGTCATGTCCTACATGAGCGCCGGTTTCGTCGACTACGGCTTCCTCGGTGCGGCACAGATCGACCGCCACGGCAATCTGAACTCGACGGTCATCGGCGACTGGGAGCGCCCGACCGTTCGGTTCCCCGGCAGCGGTGGCGCGAACGACATCGGCTCGCTCGCCAACGAGACGATCGTCGCGATGCGCCAGGACGAGACGAGCTTCGTCGAGGAACTCGACTTCCTGACCACACCGGGCTATCTCGAGGGCCCAGGTGCACGTGAGGCGGCAGGCCTGCCCGCCGACACCGGGCCGAGCCACGTCATCACCCAGTACGGCGTCTACGGCTTCGACGACGACTGCAAGCTGACACTCGAGTTCTTACACCCGGGCGTCGAGGAGGCGACGATCAACGCAGAAAGCGGCTTCGAGATCGACGTGAGTGACTACGAGCACAGCCCCGAACCGACCGACGAACAGCTTCGACTGCTTCGCGAGGAGATCGACCCGCGCGGCGTTATCCGCTAA
- a CDS encoding CoA transferase subunit A, which translates to MNVIDEGEGELVGWEHPDDVRAWNREHRSRAFEDKRMTAREAVERFVDDGDLLASGGFGHVRISTPILHEIVRQGIEDLTLSGKTTVFDADLLIAAGAVSKVEAAYCFAHETRGLAPAGRRRVEEGDVEVVAEASNATLQWRFLAAKMGVPFIPSRILAGTETFEKSSANIVEDPWTGEPITLVPACYPDAVCIHVSKADKYGNAVIDGISVEDPELAAAAKRLIITAEEIVDSDELRARPKEVEIPYFLVDAVVEAPYGSHPGEMPYQYYFDEAHLEEWMELTETEEGLEEYLERYVTGTEDFEEYLEVVGGEERLADLEAIENYERPETGGPEGGERT; encoded by the coding sequence ATGAACGTCATCGACGAAGGGGAGGGCGAACTCGTCGGTTGGGAACACCCCGACGACGTGAGAGCCTGGAACCGTGAGCACCGTTCGCGAGCGTTCGAGGACAAGCGGATGACTGCGAGGGAGGCCGTCGAGCGCTTCGTCGACGACGGCGACTTACTGGCGAGTGGCGGCTTCGGCCACGTCCGCATCTCGACACCGATCCTCCACGAGATCGTCAGACAGGGCATCGAGGACCTGACGCTCTCCGGGAAGACCACCGTCTTCGACGCCGACCTGCTGATCGCGGCGGGTGCGGTCTCGAAAGTCGAGGCGGCCTACTGTTTCGCCCACGAGACCCGCGGGCTCGCCCCTGCAGGTCGTCGCCGGGTCGAGGAGGGTGACGTCGAGGTCGTCGCCGAAGCGAGTAACGCGACGCTCCAGTGGCGATTCCTCGCCGCGAAGATGGGCGTCCCGTTCATCCCCAGCCGGATTCTCGCCGGGACGGAGACTTTCGAGAAGAGTTCGGCGAATATCGTCGAGGACCCCTGGACTGGCGAGCCGATCACGCTCGTTCCCGCCTGTTACCCCGACGCCGTCTGCATCCACGTCTCGAAAGCGGATAAGTACGGCAACGCCGTCATCGACGGCATCAGCGTCGAGGACCCCGAGCTGGCGGCTGCGGCTAAACGACTGATCATTACCGCCGAGGAGATCGTCGACAGCGACGAACTCCGCGCGCGACCGAAGGAGGTCGAAATCCCCTACTTCCTCGTCGACGCCGTCGTCGAGGCCCCCTATGGGAGCCATCCCGGTGAGATGCCCTATCAGTACTACTTCGACGAAGCCCACCTCGAGGAGTGGATGGAGCTAACGGAGACCGAGGAGGGCCTCGAGGAGTACCTCGAACGGTACGTCACCGGGACCGAGGACTTCGAGGAGTACCTGGAGGTCGTCGGCGGCGAGGAGCGTCTGGCCGATCTCGAGGCGATCGAGAACTACGAGCGCCCGGAGACGGGCGGTCCCGAAGGAGGTGAGCGCACATGA
- a CDS encoding Zn-ribbon domain-containing OB-fold protein — MSVERVLQADYDSWLDALEEGDGYYLRTDGEATIPPLVTGDADLERVPLARTGTVDSKTVIRVPHPDFGEDAPYVVALASFGPVTLTGQVTGIDPEAVETGLEVEPTVLESGTDAERFVGFTPVDGQEVTDE, encoded by the coding sequence ATGAGCGTCGAACGCGTTCTGCAGGCGGACTACGACAGCTGGCTCGATGCACTCGAGGAAGGTGACGGCTACTACCTCCGAACCGACGGCGAGGCAACCATCCCGCCGCTCGTGACGGGAGATGCCGACCTCGAGCGCGTGCCACTCGCTCGGACGGGAACGGTCGATTCGAAGACGGTCATCCGTGTGCCTCACCCCGACTTCGGGGAAGACGCCCCGTACGTCGTCGCGCTCGCGTCGTTCGGTCCCGTGACGTTGACCGGCCAGGTCACCGGCATCGACCCCGAGGCAGTCGAGACCGGACTCGAGGTCGAGCCGACGGTGCTCGAGTCCGGGACGGATGCCGAGCGATTCGTCGGATTTACGCCGGTCGACGGACAGGAGGTGACCGACGAATGA